The genomic DNA GAATGGGAAGCGGTGGGCTTGCCAGTGAACCTGGTCTACCTCTTCTACAGCACGCCTGCGGGGCGGCTGCTGGCCTTCTATCCGGGGCCAGCGGGGGCGACGGAGTCCTTGCTGGATCTCGACGGCTGGCAGGGGCTGGTCGCCCGCTATCCGCTGCTGGGGGAGCTGCTGCCCGATGTGGAGGCCCTGTTGATCAATCGTGTCCGCGGGGCCCGCGAGACGTATCTGGTGCCGATCGATGCCTGCTATCGTCTGACGGGCCTGATGCGGGCCACCTGGCGCGGCCTGAGCGGCGGCGCCGAGCTAGAGCGCGTCCTGGCGAGCTTTTTCGCAGAGCTGCGAGAGCGGGCCGAGGTGATCACCGTTGGAGACACGGCGCCGGACCGTGGGGAAGGGGAAGATGATGCCGGATCTTGAGTTTGCCATCCTGGGCGCAGAGGTGCCAGCCTATGCCGCCGCTCCCATGCTGCTCTTCCGGCTGCAGGTCAGCAATGGGGTGCCCCGGGAGCCGGTGCAGAGTGTGGCCGTGCGGACCCAGATCCAGATCGAGGCCACGCGCCGCCGCTACAGTCCAGCAGCTCAGGCGCGCCTGCTGGAGGTCTTCGGGGAGCCACCGCGCTGGGGCGAAACCCTGCGCTCGCTGCTCTGGACCCATGCCGGGACGGTCGTGCCGGCCTTCAGCGAGTGCACCGAGGTTGAGCTGCCGGTGCCCTGCACCTACGATTTCGAGGTGGTCAGCGCCAAGTATTTCGCAGCCCTGGAAGGCGAGGAGGGGGCCATTCCGCTGCGCTTCCTCTTCAGCGGCACGATCTTCTACGAGAGCGAGGAGGGGCGCCTCCAGGTTGCTCCGATCCCCTGGTCGAAAGAGGCCGCCTTTGATCTGCCACTGGCTTGCTGGCGTGAGCTGATCGCCCGCTTCTATCCCGGGAGCGCCTGGCTTCGTCTGCAGCGCCAGGTCTTTGATCGTCTCTCTGCCTATAAACTGGCTCACGGACTCCCGACCTGGGATGAGACCGTACAGCGCCTGCTGGAGGCGGCAGAACAGGAGGGAAGGCAGTGAGGAAGTTGGAGGAGATCCAGGCCATTGCCGATGCGGTGCTCTATGAGGGCTATCTGCTCTATCCGTATCGTCACTCGGCTCTCAAGAACCGTCAACGCTGGACCTATGGTGTGGTCTATCCACGCGCTTACAGCGAAGCTGGCGGCGAGGTCGAACCCTGGCGCATGCAGACGGAGTGTCTGCTTGAGGCCGGGACGGGGCTGGGGATCGAGACGCAGCTCTCTGTTTCTGTGCGTTTCCTGCACCTGATGCGCTGCAGGCGCGAAGGTGAGCGCCACAGCCAGGGAGAGGTGCCGGAGCGGCTCCAGGAGGCGCCACTCTGGGAGGACGCCCCTTTTGACGGGGTCTGGGAGGAAGGAGTCGAGCGCACAGTCCGGGCGGCAGCGCTTTCGCTGCCTGGGCTGCTTCAATCTGAGCAGCGCCTGCCCTTCGCCTTTCCAGCGCGGTGCCTGGTTGAGGAGGAGCCGCTTGGGGAAAGAACGAGTGGATCAGGACGCATTGTGCGTGAGGGGCACGCTCTGAGCGGTGAGGTGTCGATCGCCGCTGAGCTGGTGCCCGAGCGAGCGCATCTCTACAAGCTGCGCGTCACCATTACGAATACGACCCCTGTAGAGCAGCCGGCAGAGCTACGGGCGCACGAAGCCCTGCTCGCGGCCTGCGTCTCGACGCATACCGTTCTCCAGGTGGAGGGAGGAGCCTTTGTCTCCCTGATGGAGCCGCCAGAGGAGCTGCGCCAGGTGGTAGCTTCCTGTTGCAACAGCGGCACCTGGCCGGTCCTGGTCGGCGAGCCGGGTGAGCGCGACAGCCTGCTCTCGGCGCCCATCATCCTCTACGACTATCCCCAGATTGCTCCTGAGAGTCCGGCGGCCCTCTTCGACGGGACCGAGATCGATGAGCTGTTGGCCTTGCGCATCATGACCCTGACCGATGAGGAGAAGGAGCAGATTCGCCGCGGCGATGCCCGTGGGCGGACCGTGCTGGAGCAGATCGAGCGTCTGACGCCAGAGCAGTGGCAGCAACTGCACGGCACCATTCGCGGCCTGCGTGCGCTGGGGGAGGGTGAACCATGAGCCTTGCGAACGGCAACGACTGGATCTTTCCCGGAGAGGACTACCCGCCGCCGGAGATGATTACTATCGCGGGGCGCCTGGTGAGGGCGGGCACGCGCGTGCGCCTCTGCCCGACACGCTCGCGTCAGGGGCGCCTGGCCGATGCCTTTGATCTGCTGCTGGAAGGGCGCACCGGGCGCGTTGAGGTCATCCAACAAGACTTCGAGAACCGCCTCTATCTGGTCGTCACCCTCGATGATGATCCCGGCAGAGAGCAAGGGGACGAGCGTGTCCTGCCTGGCCATCGCTTCTTCTTTTTCCCGGAAGAGGTGGAGCCGCTCGACGCGGACGAAGATAACGAGCGGGACGGAGGGCTGCCATGCAGAGCCTGAGCTGCGATGAGCGGTCCGCCCGGCCTGAGCAGGAGAAGGCAGGGCTGCAGGCTGTGGAAGAAGCCTTTGCCCTCTCGACCAGAGGGGGGCTGCGTCGCCTGTTGGTGGCTGGCATTGGCAATATCTTTCTGGGCGACGACGGTTTCGGCTGCGCGGTGGCCCAGCGCGCGCGCGGACGCTATCCGCCGGGGGTGGAAGTGGTCGATTTTGGCATTCGGGGTCTGGAGCTGGCCTATGCGCTTCTTGACGGCTACGAGGCGCTGATCCTCATCGATGCCGTGCCGCGCGGTGGCAGTCCGGGCACGCTCTATTTGCTCAAGCCGCTGCTTCCCCCGGCAGATCAGGCAGCCGATCTGGCGTCTGGCAAGCTCGGTCTAGAGGCCCATAGCCTTGATCCCGTGCGCGTCCTGACCTATGCCCGGGCCCTAGGGGCGCCACCCATTCCGACCTTGCTGATTGGTTGCGAGCCGGCTCCTCTGGCAGACGATGCCGGAGAGGAAGGGCTGCGGATGGGACTCAGTCCCCCCGTCCAGGCGGCGGTGGAGCGTGCGCTGCCCATCCTTGACATGGTGGTCATGCAGCTCTCCCAGGGCTCGGATTCGGCTGAGACCGTATAGTACTGGCGTGAGAACGAGCCTCGCTCTCACTGACTGAAAGGAGGCATCTACCGATGGTCAAATGGATCATGAGCGCCATTGTCCTGTCGCTGTTGTTACTTGTGCTCAGGCAGCAGCTTCCCGATATTCAGCGTTATTTGCGTATTCGCTCGATGTAGAGAGAGAAAGTGACTGTGCACAGACAGCGCCACCTGTGAGCAGGCGCGGAGAGGATGGCGGGGCAGCGCAAACACAGCCAGGCCCCGGGCGATCGAGACAGGCGAAAGGTGGGAGTGGCGATGCATGAGCTAGCGCTCGCTGAGAGCATCATCGAGGTGGTAGAGGCCAGGGCGGAAGAGTGCGGCGTACAGAGGGTGCGGACGGTGCATCTGCGTGTGGGCGAAGCCAGCGGCGTCCTGGTGGAGGCCCTGCAAACGGCCTTTGTCATGCTGGCTTCGCTCTCGCCCGCTCTGGCTGGGGCCCGGCTGGCGATCGAGATCGTCCCGCATCGGGCCTGGTGCGAGCCGTGCGCCCAGGCTTTCGCCGTCGTGGACTACATCGCTCGCTGTCCTGCCTGCGGCACCTGGTCCGCGCGCATCCTCTCGGGCACCGAGCTGCAGATTCTCGACATGGAGGTTGCGGCTGACAATGAGTCAGGAGGCCCGGGGCAGGAGAACAACGGATGAGGAGCGGTAGCTATGCCCAGAGTGACTATTGCCAGACACATCCTGGCGGCCAATGAGGAGGTTGCGGCAGAGGTGCGCCAACGGTTGGCGGCTGCTGGCGTGCGCTGCATCAACCTGATGAGTGGTCCGGGCGCAGGCAAGACGACCCTGCTTGAGCGCAGCGTCGCCCGGCTGCGTGGACGACTGGCCATAGGGGTGATCGAGGGGGATATTGAAACCAGCCTGGACGCTGAGCGCATGGAGGCCGCCGGGGCCCAGGTAGTACAAATCAATACGCGCGGCGCCTGTCATCTAGAAGCGCATATGGTGCGCGATGCTTTGGAGGCGCTTGATCTGCAGCGGCTCGACCTGCTCTTCATCGAGAATATCGGCAATCTGGTCTGTCCGGCGGCCTGGGAGCTGGGCGAGGACCTGCGGGCCGTGGTGGTCTGCACGACCGAGGGCGATGAGAAGCCGGCTAAGTATCCGCAGATCTTTGCCGCCGCCCAGGTGCTGGTGATCAATAAGCTGGATCTCTTGCCCTACGTGGACTATGATCCCGAGCGCGTGCGTGCTCAGGCGCTGGCCGTCAACCCAGGGCTGCAGATCTTCACGCTGAGCTGCCGCAGCGGCGCGGGACTCGACGCCTGGTGTGATTGGCTGCTCTCCTTCGCCGCTCGACCTCCTGCTGTTCCCGCTCAGGCAGCGCCAGTTAGCCAGGAGGAAGGAGCAGCGTCATGAGCGAGCACCTTTCCGGAGTCCAGGCCACGATGACAACCCGCCAGCGACAGCGCCTCTCGGTAATGGGCATTGTCCAGGGGGTAGGTTTTCGTCCCTTTGTCTACGGTCTGGCTCAGCGTCTGGGGCTGGCTGGCTTCGTGCTCAACGATAGCCGCGGGGTCACCATCGAGGTGGAAGGACCGGCAGAGGCCCTGACTCGCTTTCGCCAACTGCTGCTGGCCGAGGCGCCGACGCTGGCGCGTATCGAGAGAATCACGGTCGAGATGCTGCCACCCCGGCACGAGATGGCCTTTGTAATTGGGCAGAGTCAGGAGGGCCACGAGCGAACCACGCTGGTCTCCCCCGATATGGCCACCTGCGCTGATTGCCTGCGCGAGTTATTTGACCCAGCGGATCGTCGCTATCGCTACCCATTCATTAATTGCACTAATTGCGGGCCGCGTTTCACCATCATTCAAGATGTCCCCTACGATCGTGAGCAGACGACCATGCGCGTCTTCGTCATGTGTCCTGCCTGTCGGGCCGAGTACGAGGACCCGGCCAATCGGCGCTTTCATGCCCAGCCCAATGCCTGCCCGCGCTGTGGGCCGCGGGTCCAGCTAGAGCTGTGGACTGAGGGGGAGCTGGTCCTCGTGGCCAGCGGCCCAGAGGTCGAGGAGGCGACCCCCATTGAGCAGGTAGCTCGGCTGCTTACTCAGGGGGCGCTTCTGGCCATCAAGGGCCTGGGCGGCTATCATCTGGCCTGTGATGCCCTCAACGCCGTCGCTGTCCAGCGGCTGCGGCGACGCAAGCGTCGTGAAGCCAAACCCTTCGCCTTGATGGTACCCGATCTGGAAACGGCGCAGCGTCTCTGCTTTGTCAGCGAGGCCGAGGCGACCTTGTTACAGTCGCCGCGCCGGCCTATTGTCCTGCTTGAGCAGCGGCCTGCCTCTCCCATCGCGCCCGCCGTGGCCCCGGGCTACCGGACTCTGGGCCTCATGCTGCCCTATACCCCCTTGCATCATCTCCTGCTGCACGCCTTTGCCCAGGCCCTTCCCGCCGGGCGTCTGCCGGTGCTCGTCATGACGAGCGGCAACCTCAGTGAGGAACCGATCGCCTACCGCGACGATGAGGCGCGTCAGCGTCTGGCGGCCATTGCTGATGGCATGCTCAGCCACAACCGCGTCATCCACATGCGCTGCGACGACTCGGTCACGCGCCTGGTGGCTGGAGGCGAGCAACTCCTGCGCCGCTCGCGGGGGTATGTGCCGGAGCCGATCACGCTGGCCTTTGAGCTGCCGCGTCCGCTACTGGCCTGCGGGGGCCATCTCAAAAACACCTTCTGTCTGGGCAAAGGGCGGCAGGCGTTTGTCGGGCACCACATTGGCGATCTAGAGAACCTGGAGA from Thermogemmatispora onikobensis includes the following:
- a CDS encoding hydrogenase maturation nickel metallochaperone HypA/HybF, coding for MHELALAESIIEVVEARAEECGVQRVRTVHLRVGEASGVLVEALQTAFVMLASLSPALAGARLAIEIVPHRAWCEPCAQAFAVVDYIARCPACGTWSARILSGTELQILDMEVAADNESGGPGQENNG
- a CDS encoding DUF6084 family protein, which codes for MMPDLEFAILGAEVPAYAAAPMLLFRLQVSNGVPREPVQSVAVRTQIQIEATRRRYSPAAQARLLEVFGEPPRWGETLRSLLWTHAGTVVPAFSECTEVELPVPCTYDFEVVSAKYFAALEGEEGAIPLRFLFSGTIFYESEEGRLQVAPIPWSKEAAFDLPLACWRELIARFYPGSAWLRLQRQVFDRLSAYKLAHGLPTWDETVQRLLEAAEQEGRQ
- a CDS encoding hydrogenase maturation protease; translated protein: MQSLSCDERSARPEQEKAGLQAVEEAFALSTRGGLRRLLVAGIGNIFLGDDGFGCAVAQRARGRYPPGVEVVDFGIRGLELAYALLDGYEALILIDAVPRGGSPGTLYLLKPLLPPADQAADLASGKLGLEAHSLDPVRVLTYARALGAPPIPTLLIGCEPAPLADDAGEEGLRMGLSPPVQAAVERALPILDMVVMQLSQGSDSAETV
- a CDS encoding DUF6893 family small protein; the protein is MVKWIMSAIVLSLLLLVLRQQLPDIQRYLRIRSM
- the hypB gene encoding hydrogenase nickel incorporation protein HypB; its protein translation is MPRVTIARHILAANEEVAAEVRQRLAAAGVRCINLMSGPGAGKTTLLERSVARLRGRLAIGVIEGDIETSLDAERMEAAGAQVVQINTRGACHLEAHMVRDALEALDLQRLDLLFIENIGNLVCPAAWELGEDLRAVVVCTTEGDEKPAKYPQIFAAAQVLVINKLDLLPYVDYDPERVRAQALAVNPGLQIFTLSCRSGAGLDAWCDWLLSFAARPPAVPAQAAPVSQEEGAAS
- the hypF gene encoding carbamoyltransferase HypF, with the protein product MSEHLSGVQATMTTRQRQRLSVMGIVQGVGFRPFVYGLAQRLGLAGFVLNDSRGVTIEVEGPAEALTRFRQLLLAEAPTLARIERITVEMLPPRHEMAFVIGQSQEGHERTTLVSPDMATCADCLRELFDPADRRYRYPFINCTNCGPRFTIIQDVPYDREQTTMRVFVMCPACRAEYEDPANRRFHAQPNACPRCGPRVQLELWTEGELVLVASGPEVEEATPIEQVARLLTQGALLAIKGLGGYHLACDALNAVAVQRLRRRKRREAKPFALMVPDLETAQRLCFVSEAEATLLQSPRRPIVLLEQRPASPIAPAVAPGYRTLGLMLPYTPLHHLLLHAFAQALPAGRLPVLVMTSGNLSEEPIAYRDDEARQRLAAIADGMLSHNRVIHMRCDDSVTRLVAGGEQLLRRSRGYVPEPITLAFELPRPLLACGGHLKNTFCLGKGRQAFVGHHIGDLENLETLASFREGIRHFQRLFGIAPEAVAYDLHPDYLATRYALDSDIELRLGVQHHHAHIASVLAEHGLSGPVIGIAADGTGYGTDGAIWGCEILLADLCGFERLAHLAYVPLPGGEQAVRQPWRMAAVYLAQTYGERFLTLDIPFARRLDRSTWRILAQMIARGLNSPLTSSLGRLFDAVAAILGLRDEVFYEGQAAIELEMLASAVPPDDQPSYPYALLRPGQGPLQIDVSPLLTALVDDLQRGGEVARLARRFHRSLVVMFSDLCQRIRERTGLSQVALSGGVFQNRLLLEELVNDLQANGFHVYLNRRVPPNDGGLSLGQLAVAAARLAAGSECSSVSAK
- a CDS encoding DUF5947 family protein, whose translation is MKKVGSVWPGPDLARLSWREEAGATSGPRAGQAPMALPLGALRRFVSRESQPQRRPLERCELCRAALLPTHRHLLAIERRQALCVCEPCALLFRAGAQPDQGQYRLIPERYRWLRDLALTDAEWEAVGLPVNLVYLFYSTPAGRLLAFYPGPAGATESLLDLDGWQGLVARYPLLGELLPDVEALLINRVRGARETYLVPIDACYRLTGLMRATWRGLSGGAELERVLASFFAELRERAEVITVGDTAPDRGEGEDDAGS